The Christiangramia flava JLT2011 region GAACTGGTCAACCAGGATGACGATACTATTTCTGATGAATTCTATGATGGAAAAGTTTATTTAGTGGAATTTTTCTTTTCCACCTGCCCAACGATTTGCCCGATCATGAACAGCAACTTGGTGGAAATTCAGGAAGAGTTCAAAAATCAGGAAGACTTTGGGATCGCTTCCATCAGCATTGATCCGCGTCATGATACACCTGCCGTTTTAAAACAATATGCCAAGGATCACGGCATTAATCACCCAAATTGGAATTTATTGACCGGCGATCGCGATACGATCTATAACCTGGCTAATAAGCAATTCGGGATCTATGCCGGGGAAGATGGAGATGCTGCCGGAGGTTTTGCTCATCAGGGATTTTTTGTGCTGATCGATCAGGACGGTTATGTGCGTTCTCGGGAAGACCAGTTCGGAAACCCGATTATTTTTTACAAAGGCTCTGTAAAGCGCAATAAAAGTGTTGCTGAAGGAGAAGAAGAGCCGCAAATCAACATTCTTATTGAAGACATAAAACAACTACTGTGAAAACTATAAATACTTCAGATAAGGTCGCGGTACCTGTGATCATTGGGCTTTCCCTGGCGGTGCCATTAATCGTTTTGATATTGATGCTGCTTCCTGAGCGGTACAATCTTTTCGGAACAGATAGCCTTACCTTTCCAACCTTCCACGGAATTTTGAATTTCCTAACCGCCTTTTTACTCATTTTAGGCTATAATTTCCAATTGAATAAGCAGTTTACAAAACACCGAAATACGATGATCGCTGCGTTCGGGCTTTCCAGTATTTTCCTGGTAAGTTACGTGCTTTCCAAGATCAGCAATGAGCCGGTGCCTTACGGGGGCGATGGCGTGTTGCGCTATATCTATTTCTTTATCCTGATCACCCATATTGTGCTTTCGGCTATCATTGTGCCGTTGGTGTTGTTCACCATGTATCGCGGACTCAGCGGAGATTATGAAAAGCATCGGAAAGTGGCTCGATGGACTTTCCCAATATGGCTGTATGTGGCTGTTACCGGTGTGTTGGTGTTCGTGCTGATGTATCCCTATTACTAATTCTGCCGGAATTTCCTTAACTTTGCAGTCTTACACTTAAGTTGCTGAAGATGAAGAAAGAAATGCTGATTTTACTGGTTTTGATGCTTCTGCTAACGCCGTCTCTTGCCGATGCGCAGTGTGCCATGTGCCGCGCAGTTCTCGAGAGCGAGGCCGATCAAAGCGCTGCCAAAGGCATCAATGACGGGATCCTATACCTTATGGTTTTTCCTTACCTGCTGATTGGCGGTGTGGGGTATGCCGTGTATCGAAGCAGGCGCAAGAAAAAGACGATTTCCGAATAATTTATCTGCAGAAACTCATCGAAATTCTACTCTTTTAAGATTTTATTGTAACAATTTGGTTTTTTGGTAGTCTTATGAGTGAAAGATCATCTCTTTCGCTTAATAACCATCAATCATGATTCAGATTACCAACCTTCACAAATCCTATAAAACGGGTTCTAATTCTTTACATGTACTGAAGGGCATCAACTTCAGTGTCAAAGAAGGTGAACTGGTTTCCATTATGGGATCTTCCGGTTCCGGAAAATCAACGCTTCTGAATATCCTCGGAATGCTGGACGAAGCCGATACTGGTTCGTACGTCCTGGACGGAGTGACCATTAAAAACCTGAATGAAAAGCAGGCAGCTCGCTACCGAAATAAATTCCTGGGATTCATTTTTCAGTCTTTTAACCTGATCAGCTACAAATCGGCTTTGGATAATGTGGCTTTGCCTTTGTACTATCAGGGAATGGCCCGCGGGGAACGTATGGATCGTGCGATGGCCTACCTGGAAAAGGTGGGGCTTGCAGATTGGAGCGGGCATTTGCCCAATCAGCTTTCCGGAGGACAAAAACAACGAGTAGCGATCGCGAGAGCCCTGGCCAGTGATCCAAAAGTTCTGCTCGCAGATGAGCCCACCGGGGCTTTGGATACAAAAACTTCTTACGAGGTAATGGATCTCATCCAGCAGATCAACGACGAGGGACGAACCATCCTGGTGGTGACCCATGAAAATGACATCGCTCATATGACCAAAAGGATCGTAAACCTTAAGGACGGTCTGATAATCGAAGACACCCCGGTTCAACAAGTAAGAGCTCTGGAAAATGTTTGATTTGGAAAGATGGGATGAGATCTTTGAGACCATCCGGAAAAATAAATTACGAACTTTTTTAACCGGCCTTTCGGTTGCTTCCGGAATTTTTATCCTGGTAATTCTTTTAGGTGTTGGCCAGGGGATGCAAAATGGGATTGCCCGGGAGTTTGAACGCGATGCTTCCAACCTGATTTTCGTATTTCCAGGTGTTACTTCCAAAGAATATAAAGGTTTGAATCCCGGCCGAAGGATCCAGTTGAAAAATGAAGATTACAACAAGATACTTTTGCAGCATGCAGATATGCTGGATAAAACTTCTGCTGTGTACCAGTTGCCAACCGGAGATATGGTATATAAAAAGGAAAACGGAAGTTATCGCTCAGACGGGGTTTTTCCCGCCTTTCAGGTGTTGGAGAACATCAGTTTAACCGCAGGGAGGTTTATCAATATGAATGACCTCGAAAACCGTGAGAAAGTAGTGGTGATTGGTCGAAGAATTCAGCTGGACCTTTTCAAAAAAGAAGATCCAATCGGGAAAACGGTTAAAATTGGTGGGGTAGGTTTCAAGGTGATCGGGACGTTTACAGATCCCGGTGGTGAGCGCGAAGAATCACGTTTTGCTATTCCTATTACCACTGCCCAGACCATTTACGGCGGTGGAAATGATATTGCCAGGATGTACATCACTCTGAAACAGGACGATAATTTTGATGAGGCCGTGGCAACTTCTCAATATTTTACAGGCCAACTGGAACAATTTCTGAAGAATCAGCATACCATTGCGCCAGATGACAACAGTGCGATCTATATCAATAATACTCTGGAAAATGCCAAAAGATTCTTTATGCTTATGAAGATGATCAGGCTGTTCTTCTGGGGTGTTGGGATTTTTACCATTATCGCCGGAGTTGTTGGAGTAAGCAATATTATGCTGATCATCGTTAAAGAGCGCACCCGTGAAATCGGGATCAGGAAAGCACTTGGTGCGCAGCCCTGGTCGATTATCGGGATGATCCTGCACGAATCCATTTTCGTAACGGCCATTGCGGGATTTACAGGCCTTATTTTAAGCCTTTTATTACTGGAAGTATTCGGTCCACAGGTGAAAGATATCACCGAATATATTTACAATCCTTCTGTAAACTTTTCCGTGGCTGTAAATACGGTGATCCTACTGGTCATCGCGGGGGCTGTTGCCGGATTTTTCCCGGCCTGGCGCGCGGCCAGAATTAAACCTATTGTAGCATTAAGAGACGAATAATATGTTTAGCAGGGATCGTTGGAACGAAATAATAGAAGCATTGACCTCGAACTGGTTCAGGACATTGCTTACCGCATTCGGCGTGCTTTGGGGAATCTTCATTCTTGTAATTCTCCTGGCTGCCGGAAAAGGACTTGAAAATGGCGTTAAACAGGGGTTTGGCGGAATTGCCACGAATACCATGTTCATGTGGACACAGGTGGCTTCCAAGCCTTATAAAGGGATGCCAAAAGGACGCCGGTATAATTTTGAAGTGGAAGATGTGGCGGCCATTAAAAACGATGTGCCTAATCTTCGGATTGTTTCACCGCGTAATCAGTTAGGAGGCTTTCGCGGGAATAATAATGTCACCAGGGGATTGAATACCGGGGCCTATAATATTTATGGCGATTACCCTGAGATCATTCAGCAGGAACCCATGGATATCCTGGAGGGGCGGTTTATAAATTATTCAGATATCAATGAAAAGCGGAAGGTCGCGGTCATTGGTGGCGGGGTCAAAGCCGGACTTTATGATAAAGAGGAGGAAGTGCTGGGTAGCTATATCAAGATAAACGGGGTGAACTTCATGGTGATTGGTATCTATAAGAAAAAAGGAAATAACGGTGATGCCGAGGAGATGCAAAAGGAGATCTATGTACCGTTTACCTCTTTTTCCCAGGCGTTTAATATGGGCAACCGCGTTGGCTGGATGGCGATCACGGCAGATGATGGTCACCCGATCACCGATCTCAAACAGGACGTGATGGATGTGGTGAAGAAGCGCCATCTTATTCACCCGGAAGATGACCGTGCGGTGGGTAATTTTGATCTTTACCAGGAATTCAATCGCGTGAACCAGCTCTTTATTGCGCTGAAAGGTGTGGCCTATTTTGTGGGAACCCTGGTATTGCTTTCGGGAATTATCGGGATCAGTAATATCATGCTCATCGTGGTCAAGGAACGAACCAATGAAATTGGAGTGCGCAGAGCACTTGGGGCAACACCTTGGTCCATTAGGGGACAGATCCTTTTGGAGTCAATTTTCCTAACAATCATTTCAGGAATGATGGGAATCATTCTGGCTACCGGTCTTATCTGGCTGGTGAATCAACAGCTGGAAGGTGTGGATACTTCAGAAACCATGTTTTTGAATCCTTCCGTAGATCTTTTAGTGGTCTTTACGGCCCTGGCCATTTTGATCATTTCAGGATTGCTGGCAGGACTCATTCCCGCTCAGCAAGCGATAAAAGTTAAACCCGTAGACGCTTTGCGTACCGAATAAATTTAAAGTGTAAACAATCAAAAAATGAAAAAATACGTAACCATCTTAATCCTGGCAGTCATTGCCATTACCTTTGTCGGGGCTCTGTACTATTTGTATGAGAAAAATCAAGAAGACCCTGTTGTTTATCAAACCGAAGAGCCTTTCGAGCAGACCATTGTGAAGAAAACAGTGGCTACCGGGAAGATCGTTCCGAAGGAAGAGGTGCTCATCAAGCCAAATATTTCCGGAGTTATTGACGAGATTTATATTGAGGCCGGAGACCAGGTGAAACAGGGAGATCTGATCGCTAAAATTCGGGTCATTCCGAATGTGTCTTCTCTGCAAAGCGCTAAAGACGCTGTTTCTACTGCGAGGATCAACCTGGATAATGAGAAGAAAAACTACGATCGCCAGAAAGCCTTGTTTGATAAAGGCGTGATCTCTGCCAACGATTTTGATAATGTGGAAGTTTCCTATAAACGAGCGGAACAAAATTATAAATCGGCCCAGCAGAATTACGAGATCGTTCGCACCGGTACGACCAGCGGAATTGGCAGTGCGGCAAATACCTTGATCCGTTCAACTGTGGAAGGCATGGTGCTGGATGTTCCGGTAAAGGCTGGAAACCAGGTGATCGAAAGTAATAATTTCAACGACGGAACAACCATCGCGACCCTGGCCAACGTTAATAATATGATTTTTGAAGGTAAGGTTGATGAAAGTGAAGTGGGGAAGATCAAGGAAGATCTTCCGCTGGAAGTAACAGTAGGAGCGATTGAAAATAAATCTTTTGATGCTGTACTGGATTATATCGCCCCGAAAGGAGTTGAGGAAAATGGCGCTATCCAGTTTGAGATCAAAGGAACTTTAGACAAGGCTGATACAACTTTCATCCGCGCCGGCTTGAGTGCGAACGCCTCGATCATCCTGGCAAAAGCTGAAAATGTGCTGGCTATCAAGGAAGCACTGGTGCAGTTTGATGACGAAACCCAGAAGCCTTATGTGGAAGTCATGACCGGTGACCAGGAATTCAAAAGACAGGACCTGGAACTTGGAGTGAGCGACGGGATCAATGTAGAGGTGATCAGCGGTGTGAAGAAAGGCGACAAGATCAAGGTTTGGAACCAGCTGAAACCGGCACCTAACGAAATCGGCCAAAACTAATTTTTACAATCAGGTGTAACATCCTGCACTTTTTACATACATATCTTACAGAATACAATTATGAGAAATTATAGCTTACTAGCCATTATATTGCTTTTCGGTGGCATTCTTCAGGCACAGGAGAAAAAATGGAGCCTGGAAGAATGTGTGAACTACGCCCTGGAAAACAACATTTCCATCAAACAAAGTGAACTGGACGTGGAGTTGAGCGACATTGAAAAGAAAGATGCGATTGGGAATTTTATTCCAAATCTCAATGCACAGGCTACCAATGCCTGGAATACCGGTCTCACACAGAACGTGACCACGGGTATTCTTCAGAATCAAACCGTACGAAACTTTTCAGCAAACGCGACCGCGAGTCTGACGCTTTTCGACGGCCTAAGAAACTTTAAATCCCTGCAACGAGCCCGTTTGTCCAGACTGGCAAGCCAGTATTCTTTAGATAAGATGAAGGATGATATCGCGCTTTTCGTAGCTGATGCTTACCTGCAGGTATTGTTCAATAAGCAGAATCTGGAAGTGCTGAAAGCTCAGAACGAAGTAACTCAGCAACAACTTGATAGAACCGGGGAACTTGTCGATGCCGGGGTGCTTCCGGAAGGAGATTTACTGGAGATCAGGGCCTCAATGGCTGATGAAAACCAGCAAATGATCATCGCTCAGAACCAGATCAGGATCTCCCTGATCTCGCTGGCGCAGACCCTGGGCATCAAAGATTACGAAACTTTCGATATTGAAGAGCGGGACTATGATATTATTGGAAATGAAATGTTAGACCGCTCGGTTTATGATATTATCGAACGAGCCAAGGAAGAGCGTTCAGAGATTAAGATCGCCGAAGCCAATAAAGACCTGGCAGAGCAGGACGTCGCCATTTCCAAAGGAGCCTATATGCCTTCCCTTGGAGCTTTCTTCAATTACAACACCAGGGAATCTGGGCAGGGAAGGATCACCGGTTTTTCAGCTGATGGAACTTTTAATACCATTGGTTTTGTTCAGGAAACGGAGCAGGCAGTTGTAACGCCCAATACGGTGGCAAGCGTTGGGGCACCGCTCCCATTCTTTGACCAGCTCTCCAGAAACGACGGTTTTTCCTATGGTTTTCAACTAAATATTCCAATTTTAAACGGATTCGCGACCCGAAACCAGGTACGCAGAAATGAAGTTGCCGTAAAACGCGCAGAATTTAACCTGGAGCAGGCTGAACTTGACCTGGAAGCGAACGTTTATCAGGCGTATACAGATGCTAAAGGTGCTTACGAAAGTTATGAAGCGGCCCTCGCCGCTGCGGAAGCACAGGAAAAAGCTTTTCAATATGCCAATGATCGTTATGATGTTGGGCTGACCAATGCATTCGATTTTAACCAGGCAAAAGTGCGCTATGAGAACGCCCAGCGCGAAGTTTTAAGGGCGAAGTATGACTATATTTTCAAATTAAAAGTCGTAGAATTATATTTCGGTGTTCCGGTAAGGGACCTAAAATTTTAAATAAAGAATGAAAAAGAAGACACTTTTCATCATCGTTGCAGTCATCGCTGTACTCATCATTTTATTGATCGTTGGTAAGAAAGCCGGCTGGTTCGGCAATTCCAACAATGTGGAACAGGTTGAAGTTTCAGATATCAAGCCTATGGATATCGTAGAAACGGTTTCGGCAACTGGAAAAATTCAGCCGGAAGTGGAAGTGAAATTGTCTTCGGAAGTTTCCGGAGAAATTATCGAGCTTCCCGTGGTAGAAGGCCAGCAGGTGCAGAAAGGTGATCTTTTGGTTCGCATCAATCCTGATATTTACCAGTCCAACCTGGAGAGGGTTCGTGCCAGTTACCAGAATGCTCGGGCGAATTATTCGCAGGCGCAGGCAACCTTGAAGCAATCTGAAGCGAACTACAACCGTAATAAAACGCTTTTTGAAAGAGGGGTGATCTCCAAATCTGAATGGGACCAGATCACCAGCGATTTTGAGGTATCTCAGGCCAATAAAGAATCGGCTTATTTTAGCATGCAAAGTGCGGCGGCTTCTGTGAACGAAGCCACAGATAACCTGGGTCGTACCAATATTTATGCACCAATGACGGGAACGATTTCCAAACTGGATGCGGAATTAGGAGAGCGTGTGGTTGGAACCCAGCAAATGGCGGGAACCGAAATTTTACGAGTAGCCAACCTGGATAATATGGAGGTTGAGGTAGACGTGAATGAGAACGACATCGTAAAAGTTTCAGTTGGAGATTCTACTGTGGTGGAGGTTGATGCCTACCTGAAAAAGGAATTCAAAGGCGTGGTGACTGAAATATCCAATACGGCTGATAATGAATTGACAACAGACCAGGTAACGAATTTTAAGGTAAAAGTGCGTATTCTGAAAGATTCGTATGGCGATCTTCTGGAAGGAAAACCGGAAAACTTTTCACCGTTCCGTCCGGGAATGACCGCCACTGTTGATATTATCACGGCTCAGGCAAAAGAGGTGATCGCTGTGCCAATCAGTTCTATCGTGATCAAAACCGATACGACCGCTACTAAAAAAGTACTAATCTCAGAACCTGTTGACGAAAATCAGCAAAAATTTGAGTGTGTATTTGTAAAAGACGGAAATAAGGCTAAACTTCGCGTGGTGAAAACAGGTATTCAGGACGATACCTTTATCGAGATCTCCGAAGGCCTTAAAGAAGGTGAGGAAGTGATTACCGGGCCTTACAGTACGGTGACTAAAGAGCTTCAGCCGGGCGATGAGATCGAGGTGAAAAAAGGTGGGCCTCCAAATGCCGACTAATTACTGAATTTTGGCACTAATTCTTTGTCTGGAAACTGCGACGACCAATTGCTCGGTTGCGCTGGCCAGGGATGGCAAACAGATTGCTTTAAGGGAAATCAACAGCAAACAATATTCTCATGCTGAAAAACTGCATGTGTTCATCGATGAGATCCTGAAGGAACAGCAGTTGGAGCCAACGGCTCTGGATGCGCTGGCAATCAGTAAAGGGCCTGGTTCTTACACCGGCCTGAGAATTGGGGTTTCAGCGGCCAAAGGCCTTTGTTTTTCTCTGGATATTCCCCTTATTGCGATTCCAACATTGGACCTGATCAGTCACAGGATTAAGGTCACAGAAGGGTTTATCGTTCCGCTCATGGACGCCCGCAGAATGGAGGTATATTCCGCAGTTTTTAATCCCGAATTTGAGCAGGTAAGAGACACGAAAGCAGAAATTCTGGAGGAAAATTCTTTTGAGGAATATCTGTCCCAGGGGCCTGTTCACTTTATAGGGAACGGGGTTCAGAAATTCCAGGAGGTCTGTAATCACCCAAATGCCAATTTCCATATCCAGGAGTTTCCTTCCGCAACTGAAATGTGTGGGATCGCCGAGGAAATGCACAAAAAAAGCGACACGGTAGATGTCGCTTATTTTGAACCTTATTATCTGAAAGATTTTATAGCGGGTTAACTATTCCGATCTTTTGTCCCTGATCGTTCCCTTCATTTTTGTTTGATCATACAGATACACATCTCTCTGCGGATAAGGAATTGTCATTCCAGCCTCTTCCAGCCTGATCTTACCTTCCTCGATCATATACCAGTGAATATCCCAGAAAACGCTGTTTTTGGCAAAATAACGTACCGAGAAGTTCACGGAACTGTCTCCAAGTTCGGAAACGATAATTTGAGGAGCCGGTTCTTTCTCAATGTCGTCACGCTCCATCACCATATTGGTAAGTACCTCTTTGGCTTTTTTAATGTCATCATCATACGAGATACCGAAAGTGAGGTTTTCACGGCGGGTATCATTAAAACTGTAATTCACGATGTTGTCGTTGCTCAGTTCCCCGTTTGGGATCACGGCACGCTGGTTCCCAAAAGTGTTCAGCTTAGTGTAAAAAAGAGAAATTTCCACAACGCTTCCAGAAACTCCCTGGGCTTCGATCCAGTCACCAACTTTAAAAGGTTTGAGAACGATGATTAGTACACCACCGGCAAGGTTGGATAAGGATCCCTGTAAGGCCAGACCAATCGCCAGACCTGCTGCACCAATGGCTGCTACCAGTGAAGCGCTTTCCACTCCAAGCTGCGTGATAACCAGTACAAAAAGCAGAATTTTCAGTCCCCAGCTCGCAGCGTTCACGGTGAACTTTTCAAGGGTGGGATCGTAATCTTTTTTCTGGAATATTTTTTCAATATACTTTACGATGATCTTGATCACCCAGAGACCAATGAGCAGCAGCGCAATGGCTCCAAGAAGCGTAGGAAGATAATCGATGAATTTTTCGGCATATTCTTTAGCGATATGCCCGTAATCATTCAGCTTGTCCATAGAAATTTTCTTTAATTTTTTGATTTCGGGGTTAATGGTAAAAAAAACTGGGAAAAACTATGTGTAATTTTTGTTAAACTTGCCGTATTTGGGCCATTACACCCGCTTTTGAGTCGGTTGGTCGCTGGCAGCTGCCCTCTTCGCATAGGTAGATCAGGTTTTTTCCAGGTTGGTATCGGTTTTCCAGTAATTTGAGCGAGGAATGCTGATCGCCGGCTATGAGGATCGAATTCGGAATATAACTTTCCTGGATCTCTTCGGAAATTTCAGCAAAATTCTCCCCGCAAATAGCAATTTCGTAAAACGGATGGGTGAAATTCATCAGCAGATCCAACCACCCGGAATAATATTGCGGATATTCGGGAATCTTTTCCAAAAGACATTGAAGCATTTCCGAAGCTTCAGCGATTATGGAATTTTTTGCCGTAAGTTTTCCTAATTTGAACAGGTTTCGAGCCATAACCGAATTGGAGGCAGGAATGACATTATCGGTGAGTTCTTTGGTGCGAGTTACCAGTTTCCGGTCACTGGAGGAGGTGAAAAAGAAAAGTGGGTTGGCTGCGTCTGCAAAATCTATTTTCACAATTTCGGTAAGTTTTTCTGCAAATTCCAGAAATCTTTCTTCGGAAAAGGTTTCAAACAGGCTTATCGCTGCTTCAATCGCAAATGCATAATCTTCCAGATAAGCGTTGATTGAAGACTTTCCGTTTTTATATGAATGCAACAGTCGCCCATTTTCCTGCAACATGTTATTTTCCAGCCAGCTGAAGGTTTCCAGCGCTGCCTGTTGGAATGCAGGATTTTGAACCGCCTGGTAAGCGTGACAAAGGCCCGTGATGGTCATACAGTTCCAGGAAGTAAGGGCTTTGTCGTCTAATCCCGGTTTGTCACGTTTTTTTCGATTTTCTCGCAGTAACTTCAGCCAGTTTGCCTTTTTTTCAATAAACGCAGCTTCTGAAAGTTGGTTCTCTTCAGCAAAAATACGGGAATCAGCTGTTCGGTAAAGTACATAATTGCCATTTTCCCAATGGCCGGTCTGGTCGATATGATAGAATTTGGCAAAAAGGTCAAATTCCTCGTTCAGCAGCTCCTTCAATTCCGCTTTGGTCCAGACGTAATACGCACCTTCTTCATTCTTTCCTTCAGAATTGGGACTATCAGCATCATAGGCAGAATAAAAACAGCCATCGG contains the following coding sequences:
- a CDS encoding SCO family protein translates to MKNYSYVGVSLIILIFGIIFIPKIINRVQNGDVVDADRLTSGVSEKPSENTKPLRYIEINGERKKAPSFELVNQDDDTISDEFYDGKVYLVEFFFSTCPTICPIMNSNLVEIQEEFKNQEDFGIASISIDPRHDTPAVLKQYAKDHGINHPNWNLLTGDRDTIYNLANKQFGIYAGEDGDAAGGFAHQGFFVLIDQDGYVRSREDQFGNPIIFYKGSVKRNKSVAEGEEEPQINILIEDIKQLL
- a CDS encoding DUF420 domain-containing protein; protein product: MKTINTSDKVAVPVIIGLSLAVPLIVLILMLLPERYNLFGTDSLTFPTFHGILNFLTAFLLILGYNFQLNKQFTKHRNTMIAAFGLSSIFLVSYVLSKISNEPVPYGGDGVLRYIYFFILITHIVLSAIIVPLVLFTMYRGLSGDYEKHRKVARWTFPIWLYVAVTGVLVFVLMYPYY
- a CDS encoding ABC transporter ATP-binding protein → MIQITNLHKSYKTGSNSLHVLKGINFSVKEGELVSIMGSSGSGKSTLLNILGMLDEADTGSYVLDGVTIKNLNEKQAARYRNKFLGFIFQSFNLISYKSALDNVALPLYYQGMARGERMDRAMAYLEKVGLADWSGHLPNQLSGGQKQRVAIARALASDPKVLLADEPTGALDTKTSYEVMDLIQQINDEGRTILVVTHENDIAHMTKRIVNLKDGLIIEDTPVQQVRALENV
- a CDS encoding ABC transporter permease, translating into MFDLERWDEIFETIRKNKLRTFLTGLSVASGIFILVILLGVGQGMQNGIAREFERDASNLIFVFPGVTSKEYKGLNPGRRIQLKNEDYNKILLQHADMLDKTSAVYQLPTGDMVYKKENGSYRSDGVFPAFQVLENISLTAGRFINMNDLENREKVVVIGRRIQLDLFKKEDPIGKTVKIGGVGFKVIGTFTDPGGEREESRFAIPITTAQTIYGGGNDIARMYITLKQDDNFDEAVATSQYFTGQLEQFLKNQHTIAPDDNSAIYINNTLENAKRFFMLMKMIRLFFWGVGIFTIIAGVVGVSNIMLIIVKERTREIGIRKALGAQPWSIIGMILHESIFVTAIAGFTGLILSLLLLEVFGPQVKDITEYIYNPSVNFSVAVNTVILLVIAGAVAGFFPAWRAARIKPIVALRDE
- a CDS encoding ABC transporter permease, translated to MFSRDRWNEIIEALTSNWFRTLLTAFGVLWGIFILVILLAAGKGLENGVKQGFGGIATNTMFMWTQVASKPYKGMPKGRRYNFEVEDVAAIKNDVPNLRIVSPRNQLGGFRGNNNVTRGLNTGAYNIYGDYPEIIQQEPMDILEGRFINYSDINEKRKVAVIGGGVKAGLYDKEEEVLGSYIKINGVNFMVIGIYKKKGNNGDAEEMQKEIYVPFTSFSQAFNMGNRVGWMAITADDGHPITDLKQDVMDVVKKRHLIHPEDDRAVGNFDLYQEFNRVNQLFIALKGVAYFVGTLVLLSGIIGISNIMLIVVKERTNEIGVRRALGATPWSIRGQILLESIFLTIISGMMGIILATGLIWLVNQQLEGVDTSETMFLNPSVDLLVVFTALAILIISGLLAGLIPAQQAIKVKPVDALRTE
- a CDS encoding efflux RND transporter periplasmic adaptor subunit, translating into MKKYVTILILAVIAITFVGALYYLYEKNQEDPVVYQTEEPFEQTIVKKTVATGKIVPKEEVLIKPNISGVIDEIYIEAGDQVKQGDLIAKIRVIPNVSSLQSAKDAVSTARINLDNEKKNYDRQKALFDKGVISANDFDNVEVSYKRAEQNYKSAQQNYEIVRTGTTSGIGSAANTLIRSTVEGMVLDVPVKAGNQVIESNNFNDGTTIATLANVNNMIFEGKVDESEVGKIKEDLPLEVTVGAIENKSFDAVLDYIAPKGVEENGAIQFEIKGTLDKADTTFIRAGLSANASIILAKAENVLAIKEALVQFDDETQKPYVEVMTGDQEFKRQDLELGVSDGINVEVISGVKKGDKIKVWNQLKPAPNEIGQN
- a CDS encoding TolC family protein; the encoded protein is MRNYSLLAIILLFGGILQAQEKKWSLEECVNYALENNISIKQSELDVELSDIEKKDAIGNFIPNLNAQATNAWNTGLTQNVTTGILQNQTVRNFSANATASLTLFDGLRNFKSLQRARLSRLASQYSLDKMKDDIALFVADAYLQVLFNKQNLEVLKAQNEVTQQQLDRTGELVDAGVLPEGDLLEIRASMADENQQMIIAQNQIRISLISLAQTLGIKDYETFDIEERDYDIIGNEMLDRSVYDIIERAKEERSEIKIAEANKDLAEQDVAISKGAYMPSLGAFFNYNTRESGQGRITGFSADGTFNTIGFVQETEQAVVTPNTVASVGAPLPFFDQLSRNDGFSYGFQLNIPILNGFATRNQVRRNEVAVKRAEFNLEQAELDLEANVYQAYTDAKGAYESYEAALAAAEAQEKAFQYANDRYDVGLTNAFDFNQAKVRYENAQREVLRAKYDYIFKLKVVELYFGVPVRDLKF
- a CDS encoding efflux RND transporter periplasmic adaptor subunit gives rise to the protein MKKKTLFIIVAVIAVLIILLIVGKKAGWFGNSNNVEQVEVSDIKPMDIVETVSATGKIQPEVEVKLSSEVSGEIIELPVVEGQQVQKGDLLVRINPDIYQSNLERVRASYQNARANYSQAQATLKQSEANYNRNKTLFERGVISKSEWDQITSDFEVSQANKESAYFSMQSAAASVNEATDNLGRTNIYAPMTGTISKLDAELGERVVGTQQMAGTEILRVANLDNMEVEVDVNENDIVKVSVGDSTVVEVDAYLKKEFKGVVTEISNTADNELTTDQVTNFKVKVRILKDSYGDLLEGKPENFSPFRPGMTATVDIITAQAKEVIAVPISSIVIKTDTTATKKVLISEPVDENQQKFECVFVKDGNKAKLRVVKTGIQDDTFIEISEGLKEGEEVITGPYSTVTKELQPGDEIEVKKGGPPNAD
- the tsaB gene encoding tRNA (adenosine(37)-N6)-threonylcarbamoyltransferase complex dimerization subunit type 1 TsaB, translating into MALILCLETATTNCSVALARDGKQIALREINSKQYSHAEKLHVFIDEILKEQQLEPTALDALAISKGPGSYTGLRIGVSAAKGLCFSLDIPLIAIPTLDLISHRIKVTEGFIVPLMDARRMEVYSAVFNPEFEQVRDTKAEILEENSFEEYLSQGPVHFIGNGVQKFQEVCNHPNANFHIQEFPSATEMCGIAEEMHKKSDTVDVAYFEPYYLKDFIAG
- a CDS encoding mechanosensitive ion channel family protein — protein: MDKLNDYGHIAKEYAEKFIDYLPTLLGAIALLLIGLWVIKIIVKYIEKIFQKKDYDPTLEKFTVNAASWGLKILLFVLVITQLGVESASLVAAIGAAGLAIGLALQGSLSNLAGGVLIIVLKPFKVGDWIEAQGVSGSVVEISLFYTKLNTFGNQRAVIPNGELSNDNIVNYSFNDTRRENLTFGISYDDDIKKAKEVLTNMVMERDDIEKEPAPQIIVSELGDSSVNFSVRYFAKNSVFWDIHWYMIEEGKIRLEEAGMTIPYPQRDVYLYDQTKMKGTIRDKRSE